GCTCTTGCGTTGCGCTCTGTTGTGTATGGGTTTGTTGATTTTTATTTCTTCACTTTCCTTCAAAAGAGCTATCAATTCGCTTCCGGTTTCTTCATAGGTTACTGCAAAAACTTCGGTTTGAATTTTTTTGCATTTGGTTGTAGTTCCTGTAAAATGTTGGTTGATGCGTTTTTTGATGTTTCGGCTTTTGCCAATGTAAATCAGCTTTCCTTTTTCATTATGCACATAATAGATTCCAGTTCTTGAAGGCAAATGTTCTACAATGTCGAGTAATTTGGGCGAAATTCCTTTCTCGATTTCAAGTTTAATGAAATCTTTCACAATTTCTTTGGTCAGATCTTTTTCTAACAACATCTGGAAGAGCTTTGTAGTTGCTAAGGCGTCTCCACTTGCTCTGTGCCTGTCTGCCATAGGAATTCCCAAAGCGCGAACTAATTTTCCTAAACTGTACGAAGGTTGTTCCGGTATTAATTTTTTGGAAAGTTCAACGGTACAAATGGTTTTAGCTTGAAAATCATATCCTAATCTTCGGAATTCTGTTCTCAAAATTCGGTAATCAAAAGAGGCGTTGTGCGCTACAATCACACAATCATTTGTCATTTCGATAATGCGTTTGGCCACTTCAAAGAACTTTGGAGCGGAGCGTAACATGGCATTATTTATCCCAGTTAGTTTTACTACAAATGGCTGAATTGGAATTTCAGGATTGACTAAACTAATGAATTGATCCACAATTTCATGACCATCAAATTTATAGATGGCGATTTCGGTGATTCCTTCTTCGTTAAATTGTCCTCCGGTGGTTTCTATGTCGAGTATTGCGTACAAATTCAGTGTTCGGTTTACAGTGTTCAGTTTTAGTAGCAGTTTTTAAATCTGAAATCAAAAAAAGGTACTTTTATCAAAAATCAAATTATCGTCCCCCAAATATACTACTTCCTATCCGAACCATTGTACTTCCGCAGTCAATAGCGAGTTTATAATCGCCAGACATTCCCATAGAAATAGTGTTCAGTTGTAAGTTATCAGTCTCCGTGGATTTTAAATTATCAAAGATAGATTTCAAATGGGTAAATTCCTTCTTAATTTGGTTTTGATTATCTGTAAAAGTAGCCATCCCCATTAATCCAACAATTCGAATGTTTTTATAAACTTCGCTATTTTGTGTGATGAATTGAATAACTCCATTTAATTCATCTTCATCTAGACCAAATTTACTTTCCTCTTCGGCAATATATACTTGAAGCAAACAATCGATAATTCTATTGTTTTTTTGTGCCTGTCTGTTGATTTCGTGTAGTAATTTCAAACTATCCACGCCGTGAATCAAACTTACAAAAGGCGCCATAAATTTGACCTTGTTCGTTTGTACATGACCAATCATGTGCCATTGAATATCTTTGGGCATGGCTTCCCATTTTTCGGCCATTTCCTGGATTTTGTTTTCACCAAAAATACGTTGTCCTGCTTCATAAGCTTCCATCAAATCCGAAATGGGTTTGGTTTTTGAAACAGCAACTAGCGTTACTTGTTCCGGTAATGTTGCTTTTATGGCAAGTAAATTTTGTTCTATAGACATGTGTCGAAAGTTTTTTATGAGCTGTAAATTATATAAACTGCTTGGCAATTTTTTCGGCTTTTTTGCTTGCCGAATAATCGTAGAAACCTTCACCAGATTTTACTCCCATTTTGCCAGCTCGGACCATGTTTACTAATAAAGGACAAGGTGCATATTTTGGGTTTTTGAATCCATCATACATCACGTTTAGAATTGCCAAACAAACGTCTAATCCAATAAAATCAGCTAGTTGTAAAGGTCCCATAGGGTGTCCCATTCCCAGTTTCATTACGGTATCAATTTCATAAACGCCAGCTACTTTGTTGTATAATGTTTCTATGGCTTCATTAATCATAGGCATCAAAATTCTATTGGCTACAAAACCTGGATAATCATTAACTTCAACAGGCGTTTTTCCTAATTTTTCGGAAAGATTCATGATGATTTGAGTCACTTCGTCACTCGTGTTGTATCCGCGAATGATTTCAACTAATTTCATAATTGGTACCGGATTCATAAAATGCATTCCAATCACTCGTTCCGGATGCGCTACAACCGCTCCAATTTGGGTAATAGAAATAGAAGAAGTATTGGTAGCTAAAATAGTATTGTGTGAGCAAGCTTCATTTAATTGTCTGAAAATATTCAGTTTCAATTCTACATTTTCGGTTGCTGCTTCAACGACCAAATCAGCACCAACAACACCATCTTTAATGTCAGTGTAAGTGATAATATTAGTAATTGTTTTTACAACATCGTCTTGAGTAATGGTTCCTTTGGCCAACATTCGATCCAAATTTGCAGCAATAGTTGCCATTCCTTTGTCTAATGATTTTTCGGAAACATCAATTAATTTTACGGTGAAACCACTTTGGGCAAACGTATGAGCAATCCCGTTACCCATTGTTCCTGCACCGATTACGGCTATTGTTTTCATTTGTGTTTTTGTTTAAAGTTAAAAAAGTTTAAAGTTTAAAGTTCCCTAATGCAACTTTAAACCTTAAACTTTGAACCAAATTTTAAATTTATTTTTTGAAACAATCAATAATTTGATAAGCAACTTTTAAAGCATCAGTTGCTTGATCTAAAGTAACAACTGGAGTTGTATCGTTATTGATAGCGTCTGCAAAGGATTCTAATTCATCCAAAATAGCATTGTTTTGTTCTACATTTGGATTCGAAAAGTAGATTTGTTTTTTAACGCCTTCTGCATTTTGCAAAATCATATCAAAATCTCCGGGAACTTCCGGCGCATCTTTCATTTTTACAACTTCACATTTCTTTTCGAGAAAATCAACGGAGATATAGGCATCTTTTTGAAAGAATCTGGATTTGCGCATGTTCTTCATCGAAATTCTGCTGGCCGTTAAATTAGCGACACAACCGTTTTCGAATTCGATTCGGGCATTTGCGATATCAGGAGTTTCACTGATAACCGAAACACCACTGGCATTTATATTTTTAACTTTAGATTTTACGACACTCAAAATAGCATCAATATCGTGAATCATCAAATCGAGCACCACAGGAACATCGGTTCCACGCGGATTGAACTCTGCTAAACGATGTGCTTCAATAAACATGGGGTTTTCAATCATGTTTTTGGTAGCAATAAAAGCAGGATTGAATCGTTCGACATGACCCACTTGTCCTTTTATATGATATTCTTTTGCCAAAGCGATAATTTCTTCGGCTTCTTCAACAGTGGTTGAAATAGGTTTTTCAATAAATACGTGTTTCCCGGATTTGATGGAAACTTTCGCACATTTGTAATGAGAAAGAGTAGGGGTAACAATATCTATAACGTCAACAGCATGAATTAATTTGGCAATAGTATCAAATTGTTTGTAACCAAATTCAGCAGCAATTTTAGCCCCGTTTTCTAGATTTTCATCATAAAATCCAACTAATTCATATTTTTCAGATTGTTGCAATAAGCGCAAATGTATTTTTCCTAGGTGGCCGGCACCTAATACTCCAATTTTCAGCATAATGATGTAATTTCTACAAAAATAGCAATAAATTGATTAAATAATTATCGATATGGAACAATTATTTATCCAATTTTAATTTTAAAATTCAGTATTTAAAATTAGAATTTGTTTTCTATTTTTACCAAAATAAAACATCAAAATTTTGAAAGACACAGCCAAACATCAAGGACTTCGGAATCAATTAGTAAGCGTTTTGCAACAAAAAGGAATTACCGATACAACTGTTTTGGATGCGATAAAAAAAATCCCCCGTCACTTGTTTCTCAATTCCAGTTTTGAAGATTATGCCTATCAGGACAAAGCATTTCCTATTGGTGCCGGCCAAACGATTTCACAACCTTACACGGTTGCATTTCAATCTCAATTATTAGAAGTAAAAAAGGAACATAAAATATTAGAAATTGGAACAGGTTCCGGTTATCAAACGGCTGTTTTGTGTACTATGGGAGCCAAAGTGTATAGTGTAGAACGCCAGAATGAACTGTTCAAAAAAACATCGGTATTGTTTCCGAAACTAGGAATTCGTCCCAAACATCTTTCTTTTGGTGACGGCTACAAAGGTTTACCGAGTTACGCTCCTTTTGACAGTATTATTGTTACTGCCGGAGCTCCAATTATTCCTCAGCCGTTGATGGCACAATTAAAAATAGGAGGAAGGTTGGTAATTCCTTTAGGTGAAGATGTTCAAATTATGACTTTATTAATTCGTAAAAACGAAACTCAATTCGAGAAACACGAGTTTGGAGAGTTTCGTTTTGTTCCTTTATTAGAAGATAAAAATTAAACTAAAACCCGCTGCTGTATTGGGTTTTTATTGACTAATAATACTGATGTAATGTTGTAAACTTTCTTTTTCTGTTTGAGCAATAAATAGTATAAAATCTTCTTTATTGTTTTTTATTTGAGCTGTTTCTAAAGCTTTATAATATTTGGTTTGGGTGTCATAATCTCCTTTGATATTAGCAATAACATAACCATTTTGTAATAAAATCAAGTTCATTATCAAGCGGGATGTTCTGCCGTTGCCATCAATGAAAGGCTGAATGGAAGCAATACGTTCGTGCATTTCGGCAGCTAAAATGACCGGATGTACTTTGTTTTTATTGATTTCATACCAAACAAAAAAATCTTCCATTTCTTTGGGAACTAAGTTTGGTTCTGGAGGCACATGAGTACTTTCGTTTATCAGCACCTGGATTTTTCTATAGCGTCCGGCATCTTGCGGAATGATTCCTCTCAAAATCAAATTGTGAATAGTCAACAGATCACGTTCATTTAAAATACTATTTTTTTGCACAAAATCTTTGATAAAAGCAATGGCTTCTTGGTGATTAATCGCTTCCAGATGTTCACGCATGCTTTTTCCGGAAATGGTGAGTCCTTCGTTGATAACCAAATCAGTTTCGTCAAGTGTCATCGTATTTCCTTCTATTCTATTACTTTCAAAAGTATATTCTAATGCTAAAACTTTATTAGTTTTTAAAGCATCAACCTTTTTGTAGGTTTCCAGTTTTGATTTTAAGGAGTCAATTTCATTCAGGATTTTTTGTAAGGACGACGAAATCTTTTTACTTGAAATAGAATTGTTGTATTTAATTTCTTGTTCGGCAACCATCAGTGCTTTTAAGGCAAATTCTTCTTGACCAATTTCGTAAAGGATTTTTTCTTTTAGCCAAATTACCATTAGTGTTTCAAAATCAATTTCTAATAAGGAAGCCAGTTTTATAATTTGATCTTTGGTTGGTTTTCGGGTGCCACTTTCAAACTTACTGATTAAGGCTTGATCAATCCCAAGTTTTTGTGCTACTTCTCGGGTTTTCAAACCTTTTTTTTCTCTTGCATTTTTGAGGAGTACTTTCATTTAAGAAGGAGTAAAGATTGTCTTGACAAACTTAGTCATTTTTTTTAAACTAAAAAAAAACAACACTTTAATAGGTATTGTTTTTTTGAATTTATTCCGCTAAAAAATTTTTAATAAATCATCTAAGAATTTTAGAAAGCAAAAACTATTTTTTGGGAAGTGAACCGTCTTTTCTCATTTCATTAATGACGGTTTCCATGATTGCATCTACTGTTTCACCCACATTAGTAATATGAGCGGATTTAGTGGTTCCTGTCCAAATTAATTTATTTCGTTTCAATGAAAAGATATTCGTCTCTACCAGATAAAAAGTAGTTTCCTGAAAGTATCCCGGATCATAAAAATGAGGGGAATACATGCCGTACCAATTGCTAAAACCGTATCCATACATTCCGCCATACATGCCTCCCATACCTCCATAATAAAGGGAAGTATTGGTTCCAGGAACATAATGGGTTTCTTTTTCGATGCTTACTAAACGCATGGTGACCACACCATCGAAATTTTCGCTGTTAAGAATTTTTAGTTTTTGTTCCTTGGTAAGGTCTAAGTTGGTTCCGTTTAGATAGTTGTAGGAAGTTTTGAATATAGGATTCCGTAATGCGATTCTGGTTTCTATAATTTTTCGGGTAGTTTCGTCTTTAACGAAAGCGACAACTAATACTTTTTTAAATTGCTCTTTTGCAATGGTGGTTTCCGGATCTCTCCAACTTTTTACAATTGAAGTAGTACTTCCGCAACTCAAAATGAAAATACAGGATAATAAAAGAAAGAACTGTTTCATAACTTTAATTTATTAAGTTTATTAAGTAATAAAATTAACAAATAAATCAATGATATATTGATTGTTCCCCTTAAATAATGAGTACTAAAATGATTTTTTAATTCGGTCTAAATCACGTTTTGTATCTTGTTCCTTAAGCGATTCTCTTTTATCGTAGGTTTTCTTTCCTTTACAAAGGCCAATTTGAAGTTTAGCCATTCCTTTTTCGTTCGTGAATAATTTTAAAGGAATTATAGTTAGTCCTTTTGCCTGCACACTTCGGGCTAAACTTTTTAATTCTCTTTTATTCAGCAAAAGCTTTCTTTCGCTTCTGGCTTTATGGTTGAATTGGTTCCCAAAAGTATATTCTTCGATGTAAGTATTGATGGCAAAAAGTTCATTATTGCTGAACTCGCAAAAGCTTTCTGTAATGTTTGCTTTTCCTAACCGAATTGATTTTATTTCGGTTCCGGCCAAAACAATTCCTGCAGTGAAAGTTTCAATTATTTCATAATCGAATCGGGCTCTTTTATTGAGTATGTTGACTGTTTTTAGCATAGATTGACAAATGTATAATAAAAAAGAAAAAATGTAAAGGATTAATCAGGAATAAGACGAAATAATTTGAAAACATGATTTATATCAGTTTCTATTGAAAAGGAAGCACTTAGTTTTGTTTAATAATTTAAAACCAAACCCAGTATGAAAAAAGTAATTTTTGCCTTTTTGGCAGTGTCATTTTTGACATTAAATGCTCAAACCAAAGAAGAGAATAAAACACAGGATTTTAAAAAATGGCAGGCTCGTTTAAGAGGAATTGCAGTGATTCCTTATGAGAGTGCAAAAATTGGAGTTATTGGCGGAGACGTAGCAATTTCTAATACTTTTGTTCCAGAATTAGATTTTACTTATTTCTTTACAGAACATTTTGCTGCTGAGTTAATTTTAGGAACTACAAAACATGATGTAAATACAGTAGGGTCTAATATCTCTGCAATTGGAGGCCCTACAAATTACAATGTTGATTTAGGAAGTGTTTATTTATTACCTCCAACATTAACGGCTCAATATCATTTTTCACCTTTTGCCGAAAAAGTATTCAAGCCATATGTAGGAGCAGGGGTTAATTATACGATTTTTTATAATGTAGATGAAGGTTCAACTGTAAAAAATATTTCTTACAAAAATAATGTAGGCTATGCTTTTCAAGTTGGATTTGATTTGATGTTGAATGAAAAATTCTTCATCAATGTTGATGCTAAAAAGTTATTCTTAAAAACAGATGTAACTGTTGATGCTTCAAATTTAGCACCGGGATTAAGTATTCCTGCAGATGTAACCATCAATCCATTAGTATTAGGAATGGGTGTAGGAATGAAATTCTAGATTTAGTTAATTTCAAATTAGAAAAAAGTCATTATCCATAACATAATGACTTTTTTTATGCCATTTTTTTAGGTATTTAAAGGGCTGGTAAACTAAATTCGAATTAATTTAGAATTTACTGTTTGATGATTTAGTATCTTTGCAAAATGGAAAATTTAAAATCAAAAGACCCGCTTCACGGAATCACGCTGCAAAAAATCGTTGAATATTTAGCGGATTATTACGGATTTGATACCTTGGGCGAATTGATTAAAATTAAATGTTTTAATGAAAATCCAAGTGTGAAATCCAGTTTGACCTTTCTAAGAAAAACAGATTGGGCCAGAAAAAAAGTCGAAGAATTGTACCTCAATACGATTACAAAGAATAGAAATTAAATCAATTTAAGCGATACGAAATCATAACGCCACCTCTGTAAGGCAACCATTCTCCGCTTTTATTGTAATCTTTAGCTTTATCGTATCGTTCGCCAGTACTGATGTAATACCCTTTGTAAAAGCCTTGTTGATTTCCGCCACCCAAAAAGCAATCTAACCCAAATTTATCGTTAATCTTGGTTTGATATCCAATGGTTGCTCCCATAACATATCCAAATCCTTTTTCGTATTTACCTGTATTCAAATAGTTCCATTTTTGAAAATTGAACAGCGTCGCACCAAGGTGAGCACCAACATAAAAACCATTGTATTTTTCATGAAAATGATACCTGTATTCAGGAATAAAAGTGTAAAACTGTCTTGGATTTCCTTTGATTGATTTCCATGGTGAAGCTAAAATATCAAATTGAAAGGTTGATTTTTTACCAATACTCGTTTCAATACCTACATTTGGAATCGTCAATAAAGTTGTAAATGCATTTACTTTTAGATTAGTTTGGCTTTGTATTTGAACCGAAAAAACAAGAATAAAGAGGACGAAAATCTTTTTCATAAAATGGGGGAATAAATTGGACTGAAATTCTCAGCAAATATAGAGATATAGAACATATGAAATAGGTTCTTTTTCAGTTCCGTAACTTTTTAATAATCTCATTTATTTAAAAGGGAATAAATAACACTATCTAAAAAACGACCTTCAAAAAATTCATTTTCTTTCAGATGTGCTTCTTTTACAAATCCATTTTTCTCTAAAACTTTTGCGGAAGCATTATTTTCAGGATCAATAACAGCTTCAATCGAATGCAGTTGCATCCCTTTAAAACCATATTTGACAACTTCTTTTACAGCCTCAGAAATTATGCCTTTTCCACTAAATTCAGGAAGCAGCATATAGCCAATTTCTGCTCGATAATGTTCTGGTTTAATTCTGTAATGTCCAATAACACCAATTAGTTTTGGATTTCCTTTTTGAGTAATCGCCCAATTGATGCCTTCGTTATTTTCTATTTTAGCATCCATCATTGCAATATGTTCAAGCGCATCTTCAATAGTTTTTACCAAAGGTCTTGGTATATATTTCATCGTTTCTGGATTCGAACGCAACGCAATTATTTCGTTTACATCTTTTACATCGACTCTTCTTAAAAATAAACGTTCGGTTTCAAGATTTGGAAAAGGAGAAAAATTAATGGCTAGCATATTATTTTTTTTAGCGTATTAAAGAATTTCAATACTGAATTTAGCTTGAAAAGTCTGGTCTTTGTCTAAAACCTGAATGCCTTCTTTTTCAAATAAATTACCCGAGTTTTCATTTGTGTCTGAATATCCAAACCATGGCTCAATGCATAAAAAAGGCGCATTCATTTTGGTCCAAATCCCTAAACTTGGAAAATCTTCGAAATGAATGGTTAATACAGGATTTGAATCCTCTAAAATGGTCAATGCATTCGATTGTAATTTTTTGAAAATTAAGGCATCATTTTCAAACAAATCATATGTCAACGGAATTTGCTTCTGTTTCGGTTGAATGGTTGCCGTCTTGTTCGAAATTAAATCATTTTCTAAAAGATAATATTCTAAAGGCTCTTCTTTTTCGAATGCAATTGAATAATTTTCGAAATTTCCCGCTAAAGCAAAAGCCGGGTGAGCTCCGATAGAAAAAGGCATTTTTGATTTTCCGGTATTAATTACTTTGTATTCAATGTCTAAATTTGAATTATGCAGTGTGTAAATTAATTGCAATTCAAATTCAAAAGGATATTTTTTTAAAGTTTCCATTGAAGATTTTATGGAGAAAGTGGCACTGTTTTCTTTTTTTTCAATTAACTCAAATGTCATATCTCTGGCAAAACCGTGTCGGGAAAGATGATATTGGGTTCCTTCATATAAAAACGAATTGTTTTTTAGAGTTCCCACAATTGGAAACAAAACCGGAGAATGTTTTCCCCAAAAATCTGGATTTCCTTCCCAAATGTATTCTTTATTATTGTTGCTTTTCAAAGAGATTAATTCCGCACCAAAAGGATTAATTTCAGCCGATAGATTCGAGTTTTTAATAGTTGTAGTCAAAATAGGTTCCGGTTAATTTTAAAAATCATTTATAGCGTAAATATATTTGATAATTTTCAATAAAAGCGGAGATTACTTCAAATTTTGTTGTCTTAAGATTTTCTCAATTTTTATAGAAATAGTTTAAAATCCTCTTTTTTTTCATTTATTTGTGAAATAAACAAAATATAATGAAAAACACCCGTTTCACAGTCATTTTACACTTGACTTTATTAGTAGCAATTTCGTCTGTTTGGGCGCAAGAAACACCTTTAAACCCAGCAAACAACTCTGTTTCAAAGTATGATTATCATGATGCTTTTGCGCCATTTTTTTATACCAAAAATGGAACAAATACCCGTTCAGCCAGCGGACAGCCCGGAGCTGAATATTGGCAAAACAGAGCCGATTATCAATTGACGGCTAAATTGAATGAAAAAAGCAACGAAATTTCAGGAACCGGAATTATAACCTATACCAACAATAGTCCGGATAAAATGAATTTTGTTTGGATGAATTTAGATCAAAATTTATTCAAATCAGATTCCCGCGGAAATGCACTTGTTCCTCTTACCGGTAGCCGAAATGGTGCGCAAGGTCAAGTTTTTGATGGCGGACACAAAATAAAATCGGTAAAAGTGATTTCAGTAACTAAAGGAAAATCTACTGAAACGGAAGCAAAATTCACGATTAGTGACACCAGAATGCAGGTTTTTCTTCCGCAAGAATTAAAATCTAAAGGTGGTAGTGTAAAAATTAAAATTGACTTTTCATTTATTGCTCCTTTTGAAGGATCGGATAGAATGGGAGTTTTGGAAACTAAAAACGGCAAAATTTTTACCATTGCCCAGTGGTATCCTCGCATGTGTGTGTATGATGATGTAAGAGGTTGGAATGTGAATCCGTACTTGGGTGCTTCGGAATTTTATCTGGAATATGGCGATTTTGAGGTGAGCATTACAGCGCCTTCAAATCATATTGTAGTTTGTTCCGGTGAATTGACAAATCCTGCTGCAGTGTACAGTATTGAAGAGCAAAAGCGTTTAGCTCAGGCAAAACTAAGTGATAAAACAGTTTTAATTCGTTCTGCGGATGAAGTGAACAGCCTTTCAAAATCAGTTTCCGGGGCTACAAAAACTTGGAATTATAAAATAAAAAATGCCCGCGATATTTCTTGGGCTTCTTCTGCAGCTTTTATTTTAGATGCTGCCAAAATCAATTTACCAAGTGGGAAAAAATCATTGGCAATTTCGGTTTATCCTATCGAAAGTGCCGGTAATGATGCTTGGGGACGTTCTACAGAATATACAAAAGCATCGATAGAAAATTATTCGAAAAGATGGTTAGAATATCCTTATCCGGCCGCGACAAACGTAGCAGGGAATGAAGGTGGAATGGAATATCCAGGAATTGTTTTTTGTGGTTGGGAGTCAAAAGGGGAAGATTTGTGGGGTGTTACCGATCATGAATTTGGACACATTTGGTTTCCAATGAT
This region of Flavobacterium lacustre genomic DNA includes:
- a CDS encoding M1 family metallopeptidase produces the protein MKNTRFTVILHLTLLVAISSVWAQETPLNPANNSVSKYDYHDAFAPFFYTKNGTNTRSASGQPGAEYWQNRADYQLTAKLNEKSNEISGTGIITYTNNSPDKMNFVWMNLDQNLFKSDSRGNALVPLTGSRNGAQGQVFDGGHKIKSVKVISVTKGKSTETEAKFTISDTRMQVFLPQELKSKGGSVKIKIDFSFIAPFEGSDRMGVLETKNGKIFTIAQWYPRMCVYDDVRGWNVNPYLGASEFYLEYGDFEVSITAPSNHIVVCSGELTNPAAVYSIEEQKRLAQAKLSDKTVLIRSADEVNSLSKSVSGATKTWNYKIKNARDISWASSAAFILDAAKINLPSGKKSLAISVYPIESAGNDAWGRSTEYTKASIENYSKRWLEYPYPAATNVAGNEGGMEYPGIVFCGWESKGEDLWGVTDHEFGHIWFPMIVGSNERLFAWMDEGFNTFINSLSSVDFNNGEYKAKPSDLHEQADYFTNPENETIMSSPDNMKEANIGLLCYAKPSSGLVMLREQVLGPERFDLALRTYIERWAYKHPQPDDFFRTIENVAGEDLSWFWRGWFQYNWRLDQGINSIKYVKNDPKLGAVISIENFDKMAMPIILDVKTKSGKITRIKLPVEIWQRNIDWSFKHNSTEEIESITIDPDHVFPDYNESNNTWSADKGLIEKDIILDGYLGIYSTKMAPVKITFSEKNGVLNALITNYPGFSVESIGKNTFESKLAGLKFEFNDSLNGFDMVLPDGKKIPFTKDK